The Candidatus Hydrogenedens sp. genome has a segment encoding these proteins:
- a CDS encoding aspartate 1-decarboxylase codes for MFLTMLKSKIHRAKITDANLNYEGSITIDPDLMSKAGILPYEAVHVFNINTGDRFVTYAIEGKRGSGDICLNGAAARLGQRGDLLIIVAFIQVDEEQAKSWKPVIVHVDENNKPI; via the coding sequence ATGTTTTTAACAATGTTAAAAAGCAAAATTCATCGAGCCAAGATAACAGATGCTAATCTTAATTATGAAGGGAGCATTACGATTGACCCTGACTTAATGTCAAAGGCAGGTATTCTTCCTTATGAGGCGGTTCATGTTTTTAATATTAATACAGGTGACCGTTTTGTTACGTATGCAATAGAAGGGAAAAGGGGGAGTGGTGATATTTGTTTAAATGGAGCTGCAGCACGATTAGGTCAACGTGGAGATTTGCTGATTATTGTTGCATTTATACAGGTTGATGAGGAACAGGCAAAAAGTTGGAAACCTGTGATTGTCCATGTTGATGAAAATAACAAACCCATCTAA
- a CDS encoding uroporphyrinogen decarboxylase family protein, translated as MTHRERVIRALNFQDVDRVPMDLGGMDSTGISAFAYPKLVQSLSLSPRLPYVHDTNQMLALPDLDVLNSLDCDVITVRMGFANGYTNDVTWENYDFGGRLDAKVINAKRFYVLEDGTVTQPDYHLRMPKNSYVFDSEHGGQPVYFEGELPELDLGKIKEDLLANRFSDEIIQKTINICEKVYKETDRALFLNGPMLGIGIGNFGGLGYFPLLCLVDEEKVKELHELMLNHAISELERFLPKVAPYIHVYMCNADDWGTQNNLIASPDIFKKLFLPYYREFNRYIHSISSGIKTFFHSCGAIYDIIDLVIESEFDVLNPVQWTAGNYSVREWKEKCKGKLVLWGGGIDTQKVLPLGTVDDVKTQVSEVVPILAEDSGYVFCAIHNILAEIDPLKIMSIYRTAKDLKDINIKINNLKNHS; from the coding sequence ATGACACACAGAGAACGGGTAATTCGTGCATTAAATTTTCAGGATGTTGATCGAGTTCCTATGGATTTAGGGGGGATGGACTCCACAGGAATAAGTGCTTTTGCATACCCGAAATTAGTTCAGAGTTTGAGTTTATCTCCAAGATTACCTTATGTCCATGATACAAACCAAATGCTTGCTTTACCAGACTTGGATGTGCTTAATTCTTTGGATTGTGATGTTATTACAGTAAGAATGGGGTTTGCTAATGGGTACACTAATGATGTTACATGGGAAAATTATGATTTTGGTGGTCGTTTGGATGCAAAAGTTATTAATGCTAAACGGTTTTATGTTCTTGAAGATGGAACTGTTACTCAGCCAGACTATCATTTAAGAATGCCTAAAAATTCCTATGTGTTTGACTCTGAGCATGGTGGACAGCCTGTATACTTTGAGGGAGAGTTACCTGAATTGGATTTAGGAAAAATAAAAGAAGACTTATTGGCTAATAGATTTTCGGATGAGATTATTCAAAAGACAATAAATATCTGCGAAAAGGTTTATAAAGAAACTGATAGGGCTTTGTTCCTTAATGGACCTATGTTAGGGATTGGAATAGGGAATTTTGGAGGATTAGGTTATTTCCCTTTGCTTTGTCTTGTGGATGAGGAAAAGGTAAAGGAACTACATGAGTTGATGCTAAATCATGCAATTTCTGAATTGGAACGATTTCTACCAAAGGTAGCACCGTATATACATGTATATATGTGTAATGCTGATGATTGGGGGACACAGAATAATCTTATTGCTTCGCCAGATATATTTAAAAAGTTGTTTCTCCCTTATTATCGAGAATTTAATAGGTATATTCACAGTATATCGTCAGGGATAAAAACCTTTTTTCATAGTTGTGGGGCTATTTACGATATAATAGACTTGGTTATTGAATCAGAATTTGATGTGCTGAACCCTGTCCAGTGGACAGCGGGCAACTATAGTGTTCGTGAGTGGAAAGAGAAATGTAAAGGGAAATTAGTACTTTGGGGAGGTGGAATAGATACCCAGAAGGTATTGCCGTTAGGTACGGTAGATGATGTAAAAACACAGGTTTCTGAAGTAGTTCCAATATTAGCAGAAGATAGTGGTTATGTTTTTTGTGCGATTCATAATATCCTTGCGGAGATTGACCCTTTGAAAATAATGTCGATTTATAGAACCGCAAAGGATTTAAAGGATATAAATATAAAGATAAATAATTTGAAAAATCATAGTTAA